One window of Shewanella sp. GD04112 genomic DNA carries:
- a CDS encoding DNA cytosine methyltransferase yields MVRGIDLFAGAGGTTSGAKMAGVRMVWAANHNRTAVDYHEINHPEVKHAHQDLQQANWALVPDHDIVFASPCCQGHSRAAGKKHRSKQADISRSTAWAVVSCLEAHRTPVAIIENVTDFLRWELYGAWSMAMNSLGYSLSINQINAKTLQVPQSRERLFIVATRSQNPIELKLPTYQTIPARNFLDLNLEGHKWDKVENRVLATRNRVKNGRKAFGDIFLDAAYGLERGGRSIDKPLGTVTCTNKHSLVIGDLIRPLTIKELAAAQTFDSNYQWPEAKTITKTMIGNAVPPNMAKEITLAVLAAA; encoded by the coding sequence ATGGTTCGTGGTATTGATTTATTCGCGGGTGCAGGCGGCACAACATCAGGTGCAAAAATGGCAGGGGTACGAATGGTTTGGGCGGCAAACCATAATAGAACAGCAGTTGACTATCACGAAATAAATCATCCAGAAGTAAAGCACGCTCATCAAGACCTTCAACAAGCTAACTGGGCGCTAGTACCTGACCACGATATCGTTTTTGCTAGTCCATGCTGCCAAGGCCATTCTCGTGCAGCAGGCAAAAAACATCGAAGCAAGCAAGCCGATATCAGCCGCTCAACGGCTTGGGCTGTAGTCTCTTGCCTCGAGGCACATAGAACACCAGTTGCAATCATAGAGAACGTGACTGACTTTTTGCGATGGGAGCTTTACGGGGCTTGGTCAATGGCCATGAACTCTTTAGGTTACTCACTTTCAATCAATCAAATTAACGCTAAGACACTCCAAGTTCCTCAGAGCAGAGAAAGACTGTTTATCGTCGCAACCAGATCACAAAACCCGATTGAGCTTAAACTACCTACTTATCAGACTATCCCTGCCCGAAATTTTTTAGACTTAAACCTTGAAGGGCATAAGTGGGACAAGGTTGAAAATAGGGTATTAGCCACACGCAACCGAGTTAAAAACGGCAGAAAAGCGTTCGGGGATATTTTCTTGGATGCAGCTTACGGCCTTGAGCGGGGAGGGCGCTCCATAGACAAGCCTCTTGGCACCGTTACCTGCACTAACAAGCACTCACTTGTGATTGGCGATTTAATACGCCCACTTACGATTAAGGAGCTTGCTGCGGCTCAAACATTCGATAGCAACTATCAATGGCCAGAAGCAAAGACCATTACCAAAACAATGATAGGAAACGCAGTCCCTCCAAATATGGCAAAAGAAATAACTCTAGCGGTGTTAGCAGCGGCCTAA